The genomic segment GACGATGGAGAAGGTCGATGGCCGCTGGCGGGCCAGCAAGGTGCAGCTGCTGTGATCGGACGACTCCTCGCGACGCTTTTATTGGCCTCCGCCGCGACGGCGATTCCCGGTGCGGCCGTCGCGCGGGCCTCGGCCCCGTCGTTCTGCGGCGAGCTCGGCGGCGACTGGGACGGCCAGTACTGCCACACCACGGTGACCTCGGAACGCAATGCCGTCCGTGACATCAAGGTGGCCCTGCCCGGCGAGCTGATCGACAACCCCGTCACCAGTGGTGTGGTGCGCGACTATCTGCACACGCTGGTCAACAACTGGCGTAACGCCAACACCCACATGGCCGCCGACAGCTATGGCGAGGAGAACTACGAAATCTTCCGGCACGCCAACCTGCTCAGCGCGGTGTTCCACGAGGACTACCACGCCGACGGGCCCAAGCCGAACAATGCCTACCGCACCTTCACGTTCGACCTGGCCAGCGGGCGCCGGCTGCAGCTGTCGGATGTGA from the Mycobacterium lentiflavum genome contains:
- a CDS encoding mannan-binding family protein, whose product is MIGRLLATLLLASAATAIPGAAVARASAPSFCGELGGDWDGQYCHTTVTSERNAVRDIKVALPGELIDNPVTSGVVRDYLHTLVNNWRNANTHMAADSYGEENYEIFRHANLLSAVFHEDYHADGPKPNNAYRTFTFDLASGRRLQLSDVTTPNPLTAIPPLAQPFIETALNQAPPPHDPGTYPFIVDRWTPDKVYSGAYKAWALTPDELILYMPDYPVGHDEPINFSPGLPQWYMDGGTVQAHIPLSALAPVLRI